A single window of Aspergillus puulaauensis MK2 DNA, chromosome 5, nearly complete sequence DNA harbors:
- a CDS encoding uncharacterized protein (SECRETED:SignalP(1-15);~TransMembrane:1 (n2-10c15/16o153-176i)) → MLTPAILLLATAVVAQHENATLLIPTRNQAVPTDAFTVKWTYDFDYSGLFILLLSPHTKSYWTGYVVSTTVFAEESSTSLPAGVLSSVSAHSTSLLDLILYSMDGTSMAGPQVFNVSLLGTPATVTATSTVTSEVQEGDPDDGRGGLSTGAKAGIGVGAGVGALLVVTGIFVLFWWRWKSKKPKTIREISAVGPASALFWGGQGHGQEKMGPDNVPGPVTLLSEGGTSARRFELS, encoded by the exons ATGCTCACGCCTGCTATACTCCTACTCGCAACAGCAGTCGTCGCACAACATG AGAACGccaccctcctcatccccacTCGAAACCAAGCCGTGCCAACCGACGCATTCACCGTAAAATGGACCTACGATTTCGACTACAGcggcctcttcatcctcctcctttcccCGCATACGAAGAGCTACTGGACAGGCTATGTCGTATCCACGACCGTTTTCGCAGAAGAGAGTTCCACGAGTCTGCCCGCGGGTGTgctttcttctgtttctgcaCATAGCACCTCGCTTCTTGATTTGATTCTTTATTCGATGGATGGGACGAGTATGGCTGGGCCTCAAGTGTTTAATGTTTCGCTGCTTGGGACGCCGGCGACTGTTACGGCGACATCCACTGTAACTTCCGAGGTGCAAGAAGGGGATCCCGACGATGGTAGAGGAGGACTGTCGACCGGTGCAAAAGCTGGAATTGGTGTCGGGGCTGGCGTGGGTGCTCTCCTAGTCGTAACTGGGATATTCGTCTTGTTCtggtggagatggaagagtaaGAAGCCCAAGACTATACGCGAGATCTCTGCGGTTGGACCAGCTTCAGCTCTTTTCTGGGGTGGCCAGGGACATGGGCAGGAGAAGATGGGGCCTGATAATGTACCTGGTCCTGTGACACTGCTGTCGGAGGGTGGGACGTCAGCACGGAGGTTTGAATTGAGTTAA
- a CDS encoding uncharacterized protein (COG:S;~EggNog:ENOG410PZ8B;~TransMembrane:1 (i30-49o)) — protein MSKPAKRKLPSDKENLPVESQDQPLRAPPGLFKGIFIISSIILVLLLIYRPAAVFSAPQKIAKATQKYKTPDPGPHDDCALPTTRYSIHTGQTTCYPSSGGIWMSELGPVELQHLGINRFNTTWRSPYQVEEDMFCRELRKFGGGWYNPKSGKELLVGGYCHDLDEFKPVYSIVRAVGFDGGRGGVWVLRVEPGTGRFPAGMLAVRNALTMEERCIALRNLGAVYCSDAVGCGLLGDLFKEPYELARDR, from the coding sequence ATGAGCAAACCTGCCAAAAGAAAGCTCCCGAGCGACAAGGAAAACCTCCCGGTTGAGTCGCAAGACCAGCCTCTACGTGCCCCTCCTGGTCTCTTCAAAGGGATCTTCATCATTTCCTCAATAATTCtagtcctcctcctcatctacAGACCAGCAGCAGTATTCTCAGCGCCTCAAAAAATCGCCAAAGCAACACAGAAATACAAGACGCCCGATCCAGGGCCCCACGATGACTGCGCGCTCCCGACAACCCGATACAGCATCCACACCGGCCAAACAACATGCTATCCCAGTTCCGGCGGCATCTGGATGTCCGAGCTCGGTCCAGTAGAACTGCAGCATCTAGGCATAAACCGATTCAACACCACCTGGCGCTCTCCGTACCAGGTCGAAGAGGACATGTTCTGTCGCGAGCTGCGCAAATTCGGCGGCGGGTGGTATAACCCCAAATCCGGCAAGGAGCTGTTGGTTGGAGGGTACTGCCATGATCTGGATGAGTTTAAGCCTGTTTACTCGATTGTGCGTGCGGTTGGGTTTGATGGGGGCCGTGGTGGAGTGTGGGTTCTTAGGGTTGAACCGGGGACTGGCCGGTTTCCGGCTGGGATGCTGGCTGTGAGGAATgcgttgacgatggaggAGCGGTGCATTGCATTGCGGAATTTGGGAGCAGTGTATTGTAGTGATGCTGTGGGCTGTGGTCTTCTTGGGGATTTGTTCAAGGAGCCGTATGAACTGGCTAGGGATAGATAA
- a CDS encoding tyrosine-protein phosphatase (COG:T;~EggNog:ENOG410PFQ3;~InterPro:IPR000387,IPR029021,IPR026893,IPR016130;~PFAM:PF13350;~go_function: GO:0004721 - phosphoprotein phosphatase activity [Evidence IEA];~go_function: GO:0004725 - protein tyrosine phosphatase activity [Evidence IEA];~go_function: GO:0016791 - phosphatase activity [Evidence IEA];~go_process: GO:0016311 - dephosphorylation [Evidence IEA]), giving the protein MAAEPPPRDYSATAGPSIQIQGVFNVRGFGGYPSTLGPDCFTRDGLLYRAGHLRDATPRGLQQIRDLGVSTIIDLTSSGESKALFNDISNSLGQGVRVLSFPLAKHGFSVQQLSEKYRRYMAEGEKAIAEGYFKLILEGHEVIKDILFLIRDNPNEVFLIHCAMGKDRTGVIFAIILSLAGVPDDIVAEEYSRSEVALESALPGIAAAIEKALPEVTADDALRRASIVIQTRKEAMQLTLHMVEEKFGGVVQYLNKCCCIEDEDIKCIRKVLTYSRAN; this is encoded by the exons ATGGCCGCTGAACCACCACCCCGGGATTACAGCGCCACTGCTGGACCGTCTATCCAGATACAAGGCGTTTTCAATGTCCGCGGTTTCGGGGGATATCCAAGTACTCTTGGCCCTGATTGTTTCACCCGGGATGGACTTCTCTACCGCGCTGGGCATTTAAGGGACGCCACTCCACGGGGTCTGCAGCAGATTCGTGATCTGGGTGTGTCGACTATAATTGATCTCACGAGCTCGGGTGAAAGTAAGGCGCTTTTTAACGATATATCGAATAGCTTGGGTCAGGGAGTCCGCGTTCTCAGCTTCCCTCTGGCAAAACATGGCTTTTCAGTCCAGCAGCTGTCGGAGAAATATCGACGGTATATGGCGGAGGGCGAGAAG GCAATTGCAGAAGGCTACTTCAAACTCATACTTGAAGGGCACGAGGTAATCAAGGACATCCTCTTCTTAATTCGCGACAATCCAAACGAGGTATTCCTTATCCACTGTGCCATGGGTAAGGACCGGACGGGGGTTATATTTGCCATTATTCTCTCTCTGGCCGGTGTTCCCGATGATATTGTCGCAGAAGAGTATAGTCGCAGCGAGGTGGCTCTAGAGTCTGCATTGCCTGGGATTGCGGCTGCAATCGAGAAAGCTCTACCGGAGGTAACTGCTGATGATGCTCTGAGGAGGGCAAGTATTGTGATTCAGACAAG AAAGGAGGCAATGCAACTGACCCTGCATATGGTTGAGGAAAAATTCGGTGGCGTGGTTCAGTACCTGAATAAATGCTGTTGtattgaggacgaagatatAAAGTGCATTCGAAAGGTCTTGACATATTCACGGGCTAATTAG
- a CDS encoding uncharacterized protein (COG:S;~EggNog:ENOG410Q26Q) — MSQASIVIPQCEACIAQYRQDHPRDDDYDGDDDDDDDDDDDDDNDPHDNDAYDMVTSCGFQTTTYAPDTASSCGCPVTTTSG, encoded by the exons ATGAGCCAGGCAAGCATTGTGATTCCTCAGTGTGAGGCATGCATTGCGCAGTACAGACAGGACCACCCCAGAGATGATGATTatgacggcgacgacgacgacgacgacgacgacgatgatgatgacgataATGATCCTCATGACAATG ACGCATATGATATGGTCACTTCCTGCGGCTTCCAGACCACTACCTATGCCCCCGATACTGCTTCTTCCTGTGGCTGCCCGGTGACCACTACGTCAGGATAG
- a CDS encoding uncharacterized protein (COG:S;~EggNog:ENOG410PXMQ;~InterPro:IPR037401,IPR032710;~PFAM:PF13577): MSTPIVPYEIAEVIRLKKSQYCRFADTHEWASFDNIFLPSLKASFNSPDGSILVENGVTFSFESREAFVGFFAKAFETQQTIHVVGPGELERVAEDEVRAVWPATYHAASLGVNGGWRGTGGGFYHEVWKKVDGDWFMATLRFERWFWRVNED; this comes from the coding sequence ATGTCCACCCCCATCGTCCCCTACGAAATCGCCGAAGTCATCCGGCTCAAGAAATCCCAGTACTGCCGGTTCGCGGATACACACGAATGGGCCTCCTTCGACAACATCTTCCTTCCCTCGCTGAAAGCCTCCTTCAACAGCCCCGACGGGTCCATCCTAGTCGAAAACGGGGTGACATTCTCATTCGAGAGCCGCGAGGCCTTCGTCGGGTTCTTCGCCAAGGCATTCGAGACGCAGCAGACGATTCATGTTGTTGGGCCTGGGGAGTTGGAGCGCGTTGCTGAGGACGAGGTGCGTGCTGTGTGGCCGGCGACGTACCATGCGGCGAGTCTAGGAGTTAAcggggggtggagggggacTGGGGGAGGGTTTTATCATGAGGTTTGGAAGAaggtggatggggattggTTTATGGCGACTTTGAGGTTTGAGAGGTGGTTCTGGAGGGTGAATGAGGATTGA
- a CDS encoding uncharacterized protein (COG:S;~EggNog:ENOG410PUBP;~InterPro:IPR036291,IPR016040;~PFAM:PF13460,PF05368), whose protein sequence is MVKVAVAGGTGGVGRTIFEVLSSSSHQGFVLSRRPSSDNAPIITVDYDNIDDLTAVLESWKIHTVISAFAVEGDSLSKAQANLIEAAKQSKETKRFIPSSFAIPYPQNALQVLPQLKDYFDAIETLQKSDLEWTVFHNGIFLDYFGGPAMKSYLKPNVFVIDIANKVAAIPGDGNAPVTFTYTFDLAKFIVASLSLEKWPQESKVIGDEMTWNEFVSLVENTLDCKFKVHYDSVDKLKAFEITELPGHRALYEHFPKKAFAWFMSIFELFTTDGQSCISKEGSLNDQFPHIKPLTVKGMLEQYWKAD, encoded by the exons ATGGTCAAAGTCGCAGTCGCTGGAGGCACCGGAGGTGTTGGGCGCACGATTTTCGAGGTTCtatcctcgtcttcccaCCAGGGTTTCGTTCTGTCGCGACGA CCATCGAGTGATAACGCCCCGATCATCACCGTTGATTATGATAATATCGACGACTTAACGGCCGTCCTGGAGTCGTGGAAAATCCACACCGTGATCTCAGCATTCGCTGTCGAGGGCGATTCCTTATCCAAAGCCCAGGCAAATCTAATCGAGGCGGCAAAACAGTCCAAGGAGACAAAACGGTTCATTCCTAGTTCTTTTGCAATTCCGTATCCGCAGAA TGCTCTGCAAGTCCTACCGCAGTTGAAGGATTACTTTGATGCTATCGAAACACTGCAAAAGTCGGACCTGGAGTGGACGGTATTCCATAATGGGATCTTCCTAGACTACTTTGGTGGCCCTGCGATGAAGTCCTACCTGAAGCCTAATGTATTCGTCATTGACATTGCCAACAAAGTCGCTGCGATTCCAGGAGATGGCAATGCGCCTGTTACCTTCACGTACACATTTGACCTGGCCAAGTTCATCGTCGCCTCTCTCAGTCTCGAAAAATGGCCACAGGAAAGCAAAGTCATTGGAGACGAGATGACCTGGAACGAGTTTGTCTCGCTGGTTGAGAATACCCTTG ACTGTAAATTTAAAGTCCACTACGATTCCGTCGATAAGCTCAAGGCGTTTGAAATTACAGAGCTACCGGGCCATCGAGCGCTGTACGAACATTTTCCCAAGAAAGCCTTTGCATGGTTTATGTCGATATTCGAGCTTTTTACGACAGACGGACAGTCTTGTATTTCAAAAGAGGGCTCTCTAAATGATCAGTTCCCGCATATAAAGCCACTCACTGTGAAGGGCATGTTAGAGCAGTATTGGAAAGCAGATTGA
- a CDS encoding uncharacterized protein (COG:M;~EggNog:ENOG410PKKZ;~InterPro:IPR027417,IPR002110,IPR043145,IPR020683, IPR007111,IPR036770,IPR000433,IPR038305,IPR029498;~PFAM:PF13857,PF05729,PF12796,PF00023,PF00569, PF13637,PF14479,PF13606;~go_function: GO:0005515 - protein binding [Evidence IEA];~go_function: GO:0008270 - zinc ion binding [Evidence IEA]) encodes MEAAGLAVGVVGLLALYDEVASTLYSIKHFSSESLRVTSRYNATKVLFERWGRGFRAAENSGVHPNLRHHGQSTVTAVADLLRSIRDVFAKADSTMAKYHDQNPFLASEPDSVKAHFRSRVKWAVADSKKLSSQVQDFDDLVQKLYSLVPPEGLQDGEFRKLQDALVQRQHTEALDRVISWLDATTTENSYDAYCSARLDTTCSWIDTHPVYQAWSSEEIVKSSKVLWINGPPGFGKSVLCAYIIRSLLSKNHSPVYYFFCSGDSESQRNPSSILRAWMHQAIHQDEAILDTVLQYLISCLNTKATLSDLWQLLKKLMSHSPNAVFAVDGLDECPRSTNRVDLHRTREDILNELLKVAAEAEARVLVVSRNEGDIRSQLSPHGPQPPGLKIYELPISRELVSDDVTRFATHIVNHKLPAKPNEFNETLAARMAKRGDGMFLFIRLQSQNLRPRKGNSQLERAVDEMPTELSRIYSRNWSNIQNYSASDKQLAEAILRWVTFARRPLTIAELSEIVAVLPGNNDDSPQFDDLPDPFDSDYVDSEILGLCGSFLELRTAGTDTKWESQTVHLIHYSAEEFLLGNRDDAPFLNRPLQHRNLLKCCLTYLNDEATWQSNGCEDRNPIYKRPFLEYSVFKWYSHLRSSEEHLADLNPQLQWFFGMHNSNWENWRRLYERSRDADSNIQDPGAYPSQSSAVDPDSRTQSMLGRRFHYAALFGLEGVIRYLHSAEKVGINDSDGLLGNPILVAISNDHLAVVRFLLEAGADVNPPSAGGVTALQVAVALDQVKTVVELLQHGASVSDSADDGCTCLHLAAEYGHAEIARILIENGADISSTDQGGYSPLHRAVSSEHADITKYLLDCGADPTACSNLGRTPLHSAAYWGNHEATKLLLGSSGADIAASDSCNNTPLHLAAWNGRYKAVRLFLDSGADVSQHNQYGMTPLAMASSRGHLEAVKLLVEFGSNVSTSDRDGETALNFASYNGHTEVVKLLVELGADVSTPNNKGHTPLHSACFKGHPDAAKVLIGAGASISRLDAEGDIPLNLAAYKGHVETVKVLIEAGSDVNIPDKCGMVPLSYAFKHELEDLVLVLLDNEASLDFLDFRGRPAWGYASAEFRARIPQCEHCKAPSEYAQKQRARLAIQKIAEAASPQVEKDVTVLSCLGNCLQRLQDFPSASIVFNQTVCAKSEESGCYIPDIFCNGCGEDIVGTAYSCSVCPDFDLCTSCMRQYSEGGRFRDCVGHDYLRVPSDDWNPEELSDVYTQEFVDWLKDLALRYQMESI; translated from the coding sequence ATGGAAGCCGCTGGGCTGGCAGTCGGCGTCGTCGGGCTGCTGGCTCTGTACGATGAGGTCGCCAGCACACTGTACTCAATCAAACACTTCTCCTCCGAAAGCCTCCGGGTGACGTCCCGGTATAACGCAACAAAAGTCCTATTCGAACGATGGGGGAGGGGGTTTCGAGCTGCAGAAAATAGCGGCGTGCATCCAAACCTCAGGCACCATGGTCAGAGCACAGTCACTGCTGTTGCAGACCTGCTGAGATCCATCCGCGACGTGTTCGCAAAGGCCGACTCGACCATGGCCAAATATCATGATCAGAATCCGTTTCTCGCGAGTGAGCCTGACTCAGTCAAAGCGCACTTCAGATCCCGTGTCAAGTGGGCCGTTGCAGACAGCAAAAAGCTCTCCAGCCAGGTCCAGGATTTTGATGATTTGGTGCAGAAGCTCTATTCACTTGTTCCTCCAGAGGGCCTCCAAGATGGCGAATTCCGGAAGTTGCAGGATGCACTCGTTCAGCGGCAGCACACTGAAGCCCTCGATCGAGTTATAAGCTGGCTGGATGCAACGACCACTGAGAATAGTTATGACGCCTACTGCTCCGCGCGTCTTGATACCACCTGCAGCTGGATCGACACGCACCCTGTCTATCAAGCTTGGAGTTCAGAAGAAATAGTCAAGTCGTCCAAGGTACTATGGATCAACGGCCCACCTGGTTTTGGAAAGTCAGTTCTGTGCGCATATATTATTAGGTCGCTCCTAAGCAAGAATCATTCTCCAGTTTACTACTTCTTCTGTTCTGGCGACAGCGAATCTCAGCGGAACCCTAGTTCAATTCTACGGGCATGGATGCACCAGGCGATACATCAAGACGAAGCTATACTTGATACCGTACTCCAGTATCTCATTTCATGCCTAAATACCAAGGCAACGCTCTCGGATCTTTGGCAGTTactgaagaagctcatgTCACACAGTCCAAACGCTGTGTTTGCGGTGGACGGTCTGGATGAGTGTCCGCGAAGTACAAACAGGGTTGACTTGCATCGCACCAGGGAGGACATTCTAAACGAGCTTTTGAAAGTGGCagcagaggctgaggctCGAGTGCTCGTGGTCAGTCGAAACGAGGGCGATATCAGGTCCCAACTGAGCCCTCATGGTCCACAGCCACCAGGCCTCAAGATATACGAGCTTCCAATCAGCAGAGAGCTTGTTTCAGATGATGTTACACGCTTCGCAACGCACATAGTTAACCATAAGCTCCCCGCAAAGCCGAATGAATTCAATGAAACTCTTGCAGCCCGGATGGCCAAAAGGGGGGATGGAATGTTCTTGTTTATACGACTACAGAGCCAGAATCTCCGTCCACGTAAAGGAAACAGTCAGCTCGAACGCGCGGTAGACGAGATGCCAACTGAGCTGTCTCGAATATACAGCCGCAACTGGAGTAATATCCAGAATTATAGCGCATCCGACAAGCAGCTCGCAGAGGCAATTCTACGCTGGGTGACATTCGCCCGACGCCCACTCACTATCGCAGAGCTTTCTGAGATTGTTGCAGTCTTACCTGGCAACAACGATGACAGTCCCCAGTTCGATGATCTTCCAGATCCATTCGACAGTGATTATGTGGACTCCGAGATTCTTGGTCTATGCGGCTCCTTTCTAGAGCTGCGAACGGCCGGGACAGACACAAAGTGGGAGTCCCAAACTGTCCACTTGATCCATTACTCTGCGGAAGAATTCCTCTTGGGCAATCGTGACGATGCCCCATTCTTGAACCGCCCATTACAGCATCGTAATCTGCTTAAATGCTGTCTGACCTACCTGAACGACGAAGCTACCTGGCAGTCTAACGGCTGCGAGGATCGCAATCCTATCTACAAACGTCCATTTCTTGAATACTCTGTTTTCAAGTGGTATAGTCATTTGCGTTCATCAGAAGAACATCTCGCCGACCTAAACCCACAACTGCAGTGGTTCTTTGGCATGCACAATTCTAATTGGGAGAACTGGAGACGGTTGTATGAGAGATCGCGCGACGCAGATTCAAATATACAAGACCCGGGGGCTTATCCAAGTCAATCCAGTGCAGTTGATCCAGATTCCCGGACCCAGTCCATGTTGGGACGAAGATTCCATTATGCAGCTCTATTTGGACTTGAGGGGGTTATTAGGTACCTACATAGTGCAGAGAAGGTGGGCATCAACGACAGTGATGGACTGCTTGGCAACCCAATTCTTGTCGCCATTAGCAATGACCACCTGGCTGTTGTTAGGTTTTTACTTGAAGCCGGTGCCGATGTCAATCCGCCCAGTGCTGGAGGTGTCACTGCTCTGCAGGTAGCGGTCGCTTTGGATCAAGTCAAGACCGTCGTCGAGCTACTGCAGCACGGGGCATCTGTATCAGACTCTGCTGACGATGGCTGCACCTGCCTTCACCTCGCGGCAGAATATGGGCACGCAGAGATAGCCAGGATACTCATTGAAAATGGGGCCGACATCTCATCTACCGATCAAGGTGGATATAGCCCTCTCCACAGAGCAGTATCGAGCGAGCACGCCGACATCACCAAATACTTGCTTGATTGTGGTGCAGATCCCACCGCCTGTTCGAATCTCGGGAGGACACCTTTGCATAGTGCAGCGTATTGGGGCAATCATGAAGCCACCAAGCTACTACTCGGTAGTTCCGGCGCTGATATTGCTGCGTCCGACAGTTGTAACAACACCCCGCTACACTTGGCAGCCTGGAATGGCCGTTACAAGGCTGTTCGGCTTTTTCTAGACTCCGGGGCAGATGTTTCCCAACACAATCAGTACGGAATGACACCTTTGGCTATGGCATCTTCCCGGGGCCATCTAGAGGCGGTGAAATTGCTCGTTGAATTTGGTTCAAATGTGTCGACCTCTGATCGGGATGGAGAGACTGCCTTGAATTTTGCCTCCTACAACGGTCACACGGAAGTAGTGAAGCTTCTCGTTGAACTTGGTGCAGATGTGTCAACCCCCAATAATAAAGGACACACCCCACTGCATTCAGCCTGTTTTAAGGGCCACCCCGACGCAGCCAAAGTGCTTATTGGAGCCGGTGCCTCTATTTCAAGGCTTGATGCCGAAGGAGATATCCCACTAAATTTGGCCGCCTACAAAGGTCATGTCGAGACCGTGAAAGTCCTCATCGAAGCTGGTAGCGATGTGAATATCCCGGATAAATGTGGGATGGTACCCCTGAGCTATGCGTTCAAGCATGAATTAGAGGATTTGGTTCTCGTTCTCCTTGATAACGAGGCATCCTTGGACTTTCTCGACTTCCGTGGACGACCAGCATGGGGATATGCCAGTGCAGAGTTTCGAGCCAGGATTCCTCAGTGCGAGCATTGCAAAGCTCCCTCTGAGTACGCCCAGAAGCAAAGAGCTAGACTGGCAATTCAAAAGATTGCAGAGGCAGCAAGCCCCCAGGTGGAGAAGGACGTGACTGTGCTAAGTTGTCTAGGAAACTGCCTCCAAAGGCTGCAGGACTTCCCGTCTGCTTCTATTGTCTTCAATCAAACAGTCTGCGCCAAGTCAGAAGAGAGCGGATGTTACATCCCCGATATTTTTTGCAACGGCTGTGGTGAGGATATTGTCGGCACAGCGTACTCTTGTTCCGTCTGTCCAGATTTTGACCTATGCACATCATGTATGAGGCAGTATTCAGAGGGTGGCCGCTTTCGTGATTGCGTCGGACATGATTATCTGCGTGTACCAAGCGACGATTGGAATCCCGAGGAGTTAAGTGATGTTTACACACAAGAATTCGTGGACTGGCTCAAGGACCTTGCTCTTCGATACCAGATGGAGAGTATATAG
- a CDS encoding uncharacterized protein (COG:S;~EggNog:ENOG410PUHM;~InterPro:IPR023213,IPR003480;~PFAM:PF02458;~go_function: GO:0016747 - transferase activity, transferring acyl groups other than amino-acyl groups [Evidence IEA]), with product MPEEQVYHLHPLGWESDPEEERFQLSTLDYLTAQTYNMYCLFFRLDEASRPRAVEVLKAGLERTLSQARHLCGTIEKDPTGGHSFVKRKNSTVRFVVQYLDAEIHPSLDDIEQSYFSAARLGDLKLWSVPPMTYGEKPEANPDISPLVAAYKANFVRGGLVLIMHHHHYANDIMGFAGLAHQLAENCYSIVNNTPFTYWDPKNLDYSRTTKPDPPEESKIDGPPAPQRHPDLLPGISLLFHLPKSKAAELKKLGTPEDGTWISTYDAFCAFILRTLTRVRTPVFKPDMSSHIVWGEGVDMRRRFHDPPVPPRLQGNAMSAALNTLSPVPQPTVSEIISDWPFWKLSAYIRALTNSVTQEGLDEMLSMAATVRDKTSLNIRCDSKPPMSILMTDHRDVNTAAADFGFATPIAYRHLLDCVTNGVIVVYPPRGNDETSDEGCEFAIFYERDLAQTLIEDPEWNRYFEYRGVDAVDAASTP from the coding sequence ATGCCTGAAGAGCAAGTataccatctccatcccctaGGATGGGAAAGCGaccccgaggaagagcgaTTCCAGTTGTCCACGCTGGACTACCTCACGGCACAGACCTATAACATGTACTGTCTATTCTTCCGGCTCGACGAAGCCAGCAGACCCCGTGCCGTGGAGGTTCTGAAAGCCGGTCTCGAGCGAACCCTAAGCCAGGCTCGACACCTCTGCGGGACCATCGAGAAAGATCCCACTGGCGGGCACTCATTTGTCAAAAGGAAAAATAGCACCGTGAGATTCGTCGTCCAATACCTCGACGCTGAGATCCACCCATCGCTGGACGATATCGAGCAATCGTACTTTTCAGCGGCGAGACTGGGCGATTTGAAGCTTTGGAGTGTCCCTCCAATGACTTAtggcgagaagcccgaggcAAACCCAGATATCAGTCCGCTTGTGGCAGCGTACAAGGCCAACTTCGTCCGCGGTGGTCTGGTGCTCATcatgcaccaccaccattaTGCCAACGACATCATGGGCTTCGCTGGTCTTGCCCACCAGCTCGCAGAGAACTGCTATTCTatcgtcaacaacaccccGTTCACGTATTGGGACCCCAAGAACCTGGATTACTCGCGCACAACCAAGCCGGATCCCCCGGAGGAATCTAAGATTGATGGCCCGCCTGCTCCTCAGCGACACCCAGACCTTCTACCAGGGATATCGCTTCTTTTCCACCTCCCCAAAAGTAAAGCAGCAGAGCTCAAAAAGCTGGGAACTCCGGAGGACGGAACCTGGATTTCAACCTACGACGCTTTCTGCGCCTTCATCCTACGAACTCTCACGCGCGTCCGAACCCCGGTCTTCAAACCGGATATGTCCTCCCATATCGTCTGGGGCGAAGGCGTCGATATGCGCAGACGCTTCCATGATCCACCAGTCCCCCCAAGACTGCAGGGGAACGCCATGTCCGCCGCCCTAAACACATTATCCCCAGTGCCACAACCAACAGTATCAGAGATCATCTCCGACTGGCCATTCTGGAAGCTATCAGCCTACATCCGCGCGCTAACCAACAGCGTCACGCAGGAAGGGCTGGACGAGATGCTCAGCATGGCCGCGACAGTGCGGGACAAGACATCGCTGAACATCCGGTGCGACTCGAAGCCGCCAATGTCGATTCTCATGACGGACCACCGCGACGTCAATACCGCGGCTGCGGACTTTGGGTTCGCGACCCCGATTGCGTACCGCCATTTGCTGGACTGTGTTACCAACGGGGTGATTGTTGTGTATCCACCCCGTGGCAACGACGAAACCTCGGACGAGGGCTGCGAGTTTGCGATCTTCTACGAGAGAGACCTGGCGCAGACGCTGATTGAGGATCCGGAGTGGAATAGATACTTTGAATATAGAGGCGTAGACGCTGTCGACGCTGCGTCTACACCTTAG
- a CDS encoding uncharacterized protein (SECRETED:SignalP(1-20)) translates to MRFFSIIATTLLAVTPAVMAQGQNPTGCLDKCYVHSDVKCPATHSAVGRIGPGCFKCCESV, encoded by the exons ATGCGTTTCTTCAGTATCATCGCCACTACCCTCCTCGCCGTGACCCCGGCTGTCATGGCCCAGGGCCAGAACCCCACGGGCTGCCTTGACAAGTGCTACGTTCACAGCGACGTCAAGTGCCCTGCCACCCACTCG GCTGTTGGCCGCATCGGACCT GGCTGCTTCAAGTGCTGCGAGTCCGTTTAA